A window of Melospiza melodia melodia isolate bMelMel2 chromosome Z, bMelMel2.pri, whole genome shotgun sequence contains these coding sequences:
- the SGTB gene encoding small glutamine-rich tetratricopeptide repeat-containing protein beta isoform X1 — MSSVKRLVYAVIHFLREQSQMDTFTPDEQESLEVAIQCLETVFKITLEDTHLASSQHLIEMFTNSIQKNDMLPLSRSLPEGVVKADQLKDEGNNHMKEENYDAAVDCYTRAIELDPNNAVYYCNRAAAQSKLNNFREAIKDCESAIAIDPKYSKAYGRMGLALTSVNKYEEAVTSYQKALDLDPENDSYKSNLKIAEQKLRDVSSPTGTGLSFDMASLINNPAFISMAASLMQNPQIQQLMSGMMSNAIGGPAAGVGGLSDLSSLIHAGQQFAQQIQQQNPELIEQLRNHIRSRYLSGSTEEHS; from the exons ATGTCATCAGTCAAGCGCTTGGTTTATGCAGTCATCCATTTCTTGAGAGAACAGAGTCAGATGGACACTTTCACTCCAGATGAACAAGAAAGCTTGGAAG ttGCAATTCAGTGTCTGGAGACTGTGTTTAAGATTACCCTGGAAGATACTCATCTTGCATCCTCACAGCATTTGATAGAAATGTTCACAAATTCTATTCAAAAG AATGACATGCTGCCTCTCTCACGTTCTTTACCAGAAGGAGTTGTAAAGGCTGACCAACTGAAGGATGAAG GTAATAATCATATGAAGGAAGAAAATTATGATGCTGCAGTGGATTGTTACACTAGGGCTATAGAACTGGATCCAAACAATGCAGTCTATTACTGCAACAG GGCTGCTGCTCAAAGTAAGCTCAACAACTTCAGGGAAGCAATAAAGGACTGTGAGAGTGCCATAGCAATAGATCCAAAGTACAGCAAAGCATATGGAAGAATGGG GTTGGCTCTGACCTCTGTGAATAAATATGAAGAAGCAGTTACCAGTTATCAAAAAGCACTGGATCTTGATCCAGAGAATGACTCTTACAAGTCAAATTTGAAAATAGCAGAACAGAAACTAAGAGATGTGTCCAGTCCT ACTGGAACTGGACTGAGTTTTGACATGGCAAGTTTGATAAACAATCCTGCCTTCATTAGCATG GCAGCAAGCTTAATGCAAAATCCTCAAATTCAACAACT GATGTCAGGGATGATGTCAAATGCCATTGGTGGCCCTGCTGCTGGGGTTGGTGGCCTTTCGGATTTGTCCAGCCTGATCCATGC GGGGCAGCAGTTTGCACAGCAGATACAGCAGCAGAATCCTGAGCTCATAGAGCAACTGAGAAATCATATCCGGAGCCGATATTTGAGTGGCAGTACTGAAGAACATTCCTGA
- the SGTB gene encoding small glutamine-rich tetratricopeptide repeat-containing protein beta isoform X2 — translation MSSVKRLVYAVIHFLREQSQMDTFTPDEQESLEVAIQCLETVFKITLEDTHLASSQHLIEMFTNSIQKNDMLPLSRSLPEGVVKADQLKDEGNNHMKEENYDAAVDCYTRAIELDPNNAVYYCNRAAAQSKLNNFREAIKDCESAIAIDPKYSKAYGRMGLALTSVNKYEEAVTSYQKALDLDPENDSYKSNLKIAEQKLRDVSSPAASLMQNPQIQQLMSGMMSNAIGGPAAGVGGLSDLSSLIHAGQQFAQQIQQQNPELIEQLRNHIRSRYLSGSTEEHS, via the exons ATGTCATCAGTCAAGCGCTTGGTTTATGCAGTCATCCATTTCTTGAGAGAACAGAGTCAGATGGACACTTTCACTCCAGATGAACAAGAAAGCTTGGAAG ttGCAATTCAGTGTCTGGAGACTGTGTTTAAGATTACCCTGGAAGATACTCATCTTGCATCCTCACAGCATTTGATAGAAATGTTCACAAATTCTATTCAAAAG AATGACATGCTGCCTCTCTCACGTTCTTTACCAGAAGGAGTTGTAAAGGCTGACCAACTGAAGGATGAAG GTAATAATCATATGAAGGAAGAAAATTATGATGCTGCAGTGGATTGTTACACTAGGGCTATAGAACTGGATCCAAACAATGCAGTCTATTACTGCAACAG GGCTGCTGCTCAAAGTAAGCTCAACAACTTCAGGGAAGCAATAAAGGACTGTGAGAGTGCCATAGCAATAGATCCAAAGTACAGCAAAGCATATGGAAGAATGGG GTTGGCTCTGACCTCTGTGAATAAATATGAAGAAGCAGTTACCAGTTATCAAAAAGCACTGGATCTTGATCCAGAGAATGACTCTTACAAGTCAAATTTGAAAATAGCAGAACAGAAACTAAGAGATGTGTCCAGTCCT GCAGCAAGCTTAATGCAAAATCCTCAAATTCAACAACT GATGTCAGGGATGATGTCAAATGCCATTGGTGGCCCTGCTGCTGGGGTTGGTGGCCTTTCGGATTTGTCCAGCCTGATCCATGC GGGGCAGCAGTTTGCACAGCAGATACAGCAGCAGAATCCTGAGCTCATAGAGCAACTGAGAAATCATATCCGGAGCCGATATTTGAGTGGCAGTACTGAAGAACATTCCTGA